DNA from Campylobacter sp. RM5004:
GACTTAGATTATGATTATTTTAAGAATAAAGACGCAAGAATAATTAGCAAATACGAAAGCCGTTGGCTTAAAATGAATAAAGATATATATGACTTCGTTTGCTATGTAAAAAATAAAAAGAATTTGAAACAGGAATTACAAAATCAAAAAATTGAATTTATAATTGATTTTAATAAGCTTGATTTTATAAAGCATATTGATAAAGATTTTTTCGTAAAAATCTCAAGAATTTATGATAGTGAAAACGCTAAGATAATTCAACTAGCTTATGGTGGATTTGATACTCCTAGTAGCTCATATATTTTATGCGAAAATAATAAAGAGTTTAAAATATTATTTCATGATTTTTGCCCAAATGCCTTGAATATAAAAGCATTTAACAAATTAAAAGAGTTTTTAGAATGAGAAGTAATGCGATTTTAATTAATGCTAAAAATCTAACACTAGCTTACAATAATGAAGTGGTTTTAAATAGTGTTAATTTTAGTGCTAGCGAAGGTGATTTTATTTTTATAACTGGAAAAAGTGGTAGTGGAAAAACAACCTTGCTAAAAAGCTTTTTTGGAGAATTTAGCGAATTTAGCGGGGATTTGCATGTATTGTTTAAAAATATGAATAATATTAGCAATGCAGAATTATTAAAACTAAGAAGAAAATTAGGAATAATTTTTCAAGATTATAAATTAATAAATGAGCTAAATGTAAGCGATAATATAGCATTACCTTTAAAAATCGCAGGAGTTAAAAACGAGCAAATCACAAAGCATGTAGATGTATTATTAAAATACACTCATCTTCAACATAAAGCAAAAAAAATGCCTTTAGAATTAAGTGGGGGCGAACAGCAAAGAATAGCTTTAGCTCGTGCTATTATTCATAATCCAAAAATAATAATTTGTGATGAGCCAACGGGAAATCTTGATATTCATTCAGCAGATATTATTTGGCAATTGCTAAATGCAGCAAGAAATACTTTCAACGCTTGCATAATCGCAGTAACTCATCAAATACCGCCTAGAATTGATTTTAATTATAGACATTT
Protein-coding regions in this window:
- a CDS encoding ATP-binding cassette domain-containing protein, coding for MRSNAILINAKNLTLAYNNEVVLNSVNFSASEGDFIFITGKSGSGKTTLLKSFFGEFSEFSGDLHVLFKNMNNISNAELLKLRRKLGIIFQDYKLINELNVSDNIALPLKIAGVKNEQITKHVDVLLKYTHLQHKAKKMPLELSGGEQQRIALARAIIHNPKIIICDEPTGNLDIHSADIIWQLLNAARNTFNACIIAVTHQIPPRIDFNYRHLNIENGALNEFI